Proteins encoded by one window of uncultured Draconibacterium sp.:
- a CDS encoding DUF3822 family protein, with protein sequence MHEFVDETFQLELTGEKILSIQASLNGFSFSIICPDTKKLLYFRSNSLKISTENLLSRHFESWFSEEAVLKNNFKKVVLFYHSENITLVPNHLFHSNSKNELPPLLFENNENSSWINNSIDQIEARLLFTIPEAFRQTIINYFPGVQITHPLKALIAKNDIDGEQKLHLLFDTNHFSVALTNHNQLQMVNHFMFKHPNDVVFYLLTILRQFKLAAKNIITYYAGDLEGRTELAELLQKHFPNSTEIQPTIIPPPFLEKLLITKNISLFL encoded by the coding sequence ATGCATGAATTTGTAGACGAGACCTTTCAACTGGAATTAACCGGTGAAAAAATATTATCCATTCAGGCTAGCCTGAATGGATTTTCTTTTTCTATCATTTGCCCCGACACTAAAAAACTGCTCTATTTTAGAAGTAATTCATTAAAAATAAGTACCGAAAATTTATTGTCGCGACATTTTGAATCATGGTTTTCGGAAGAAGCGGTTTTAAAAAATAACTTTAAAAAAGTGGTGTTATTCTATCATTCTGAAAACATAACACTCGTTCCAAATCACTTATTTCATTCTAATTCAAAGAATGAACTCCCTCCTCTGCTTTTTGAAAACAATGAAAATTCATCGTGGATAAATAATTCTATTGACCAGATTGAAGCTCGATTATTATTCACCATTCCTGAGGCATTCAGACAAACAATTATCAACTATTTCCCAGGTGTTCAAATTACGCATCCATTAAAAGCGCTTATTGCAAAAAATGACATTGATGGAGAACAAAAATTACACCTGCTGTTCGATACCAATCATTTTTCGGTAGCCTTAACCAATCACAACCAACTGCAAATGGTTAATCATTTCATGTTTAAACATCCGAATGATGTAGTTTTTTACCTTTTAACCATTTTAAGGCAATTTAAATTGGCCGCAAAAAATATTATCACCTATTATGCCGGTGACCTGGAAGGTCGTACAGAATTGGCGGAATTACTTCAAAAACATTTCCCAAATTCAACCGAAATTCAGCCTACCATTATACCTCCACCTTTTCTTGAGAAATTACTTATAACCAAAAACATTAGTTTATTTTTGTAG
- a CDS encoding RsmD family RNA methyltransferase, giving the protein MRIIGGTFKGRIFHPGKKFKARPTTDVAKEGLFNILENRYDFSNKNILDLFSGTGSMGYEFLSRGCLSATFVETHFPHYKFILEVVAALKIENARIFKADVFKFVQKTPDSFNIIFADPPFDHPRFKEVPDVILNTNILSTEGVFILEHPKEFDFSSHACFKEIRTYGKVNFSFFEK; this is encoded by the coding sequence ATGAGAATAATAGGCGGCACATTTAAAGGACGTATTTTTCACCCGGGTAAAAAATTTAAGGCACGACCAACAACTGACGTTGCCAAAGAAGGTTTATTCAATATTCTTGAAAACCGATACGATTTTTCCAATAAGAATATTCTTGATCTCTTTTCAGGAACTGGAAGTATGGGATATGAATTTTTAAGCCGTGGCTGTTTGAGCGCCACGTTTGTGGAAACTCATTTTCCACATTATAAATTTATTCTGGAAGTTGTAGCCGCTTTAAAGATTGAAAATGCCCGGATTTTTAAGGCCGATGTATTCAAGTTTGTCCAAAAAACACCCGATAGCTTTAATATAATCTTTGCCGACCCTCCATTTGATCATCCAAGGTTTAAAGAAGTACCCGATGTTATTCTAAATACCAATATTTTAAGTACGGAAGGTGTATTTATACTTGAACATCCGAAAGAATTCGACTTCTCATCTCATGCCTGTTTTAAGGAGATAAGAACCTATGGTAAAGTAAATTTCAGTTTTTTTGAGAAATAA
- a CDS encoding redoxin domain-containing protein, translating into MKKLTIILGILLAFNVAIAADIQQLAIGDKAVLTDVKMKAVSGEEISMKDAAKENGLLVMFSCNTCPFVVAWEDRFNEVKEWADNNNVGMIVLNSNYTKRDGDDSFDAMKKKAKEEGYSFNYVVDKESKVANAFGGQTTPHVFLFDGDMKLAYKGAIDDNYKSSANVSKTYLKDALISLGNNEKVAIAETKPQGCGIKRKVD; encoded by the coding sequence ATGAAAAAATTAACAATTATTTTAGGAATTTTATTAGCGTTTAACGTTGCAATAGCGGCTGATATACAACAACTTGCTATTGGCGATAAAGCTGTTCTTACTGATGTGAAAATGAAAGCAGTTTCAGGCGAAGAAATTTCAATGAAAGATGCAGCAAAAGAAAATGGTCTTTTGGTGATGTTTTCATGTAATACTTGTCCGTTTGTTGTGGCTTGGGAAGACCGTTTTAACGAAGTAAAAGAATGGGCCGATAACAACAACGTGGGTATGATCGTTTTAAACTCGAATTACACGAAACGTGATGGGGACGATAGTTTTGATGCAATGAAAAAGAAAGCAAAAGAAGAAGGTTATTCATTCAATTATGTAGTTGACAAGGAAAGTAAGGTTGCAAATGCTTTTGGAGGACAAACAACACCACATGTGTTTCTATTTGATGGTGATATGAAACTTGCTTACAAAGGAGCTATTGACGACAATTATAAGAGCTCGGCTAACGTTTCAAAAACCTACCTTAAAGATGCATTGATAAGTTTAGGAAATAACGAAAAAGTTGCAATTGCAGAGACTAAACCTCAGGGATGTGGCATTAAGAGAAAAGTAGACTAA
- the pdxH gene encoding pyridoxamine 5'-phosphate oxidase, with translation MKLDVIRREYRYAALTKQDVNQSPIDQFRTWLDEAKNAAVNDFSAMSLITYDSGSFPQSRIVLLKDINSEGFTFFTNYNSNKGKSISRNNKVGLHFFWPELERQVRIDGIAEKTSREISVNYFRSRPLDSQIAACASHQSEELNSRKELEESFHLLKHELNGANPECPENWGGYLIRPKRIEFWQGRENRMHDRLVYELIENTWKIKRLSP, from the coding sequence ATGAAACTTGATGTAATCAGAAGGGAATACCGCTACGCCGCATTAACCAAACAAGATGTTAATCAATCCCCTATCGACCAGTTTAGAACCTGGCTGGATGAAGCTAAAAATGCAGCTGTAAATGACTTTTCTGCAATGAGCTTAATCACTTATGATTCAGGAAGTTTCCCTCAATCCAGAATTGTTTTATTAAAGGACATTAACTCTGAAGGGTTTACATTTTTTACCAATTACAACAGTAACAAAGGAAAATCCATTTCCCGAAACAATAAAGTTGGGCTGCACTTTTTTTGGCCCGAACTGGAACGCCAGGTACGAATTGACGGCATTGCCGAAAAAACATCACGCGAGATATCTGTAAACTACTTTAGGTCGCGCCCTTTAGACAGCCAGATTGCAGCCTGTGCATCACATCAAAGTGAAGAGCTCAATTCGAGGAAAGAGCTTGAAGAAAGCTTTCATTTGCTAAAGCATGAATTAAATGGAGCAAATCCGGAATGTCCTGAAAATTGGGGAGGTTATTTGATTCGACCAAAACGAATAGAGTTCTGGCAAGGACGCGAAAATCGCATGCACGACCGTCTTGTTTATGAGTTAATTGAAAACACGTGGAAAATAAAACGGTTGTCTCCCTGA
- a CDS encoding DNA polymerase III subunit gamma/tau, with protein sequence MENFIVSARKYRPDSFETVVAQASITNTLKNAIKSNQLAHAYLFCGPRGVGKTTCARIFAKTINCTNLTSETEACNECESCTSFNSSRSFNIHELDAASNNSVDDIRNLTDQVRVPPQMGKYSVYIIDEVHMLSSQAFNAFLKTLEEPPKHAIFILATTEKHKIIPTILSRCQIFDFNRIGVTDISDHLEYVAKSENVEVESEGLNIIAQKADGAMRDALSIFDQIVSFSGKKITYQDVITNLNVLDYDYYFRLVDEFLKNNVTEVMVIFNDILNHGFDGHHFITGLSSHFRDLLVCKDAVTIQLLEVGGDIKERYRSQASATQSDFLLDAMQIANTCDMQYKTSQNKRLLIELALIRIAQLTLKKK encoded by the coding sequence ATGGAGAATTTTATTGTATCAGCACGAAAATACAGACCCGACTCGTTTGAGACCGTGGTTGCACAAGCATCGATTACGAACACGCTAAAGAATGCCATTAAAAGTAATCAGTTGGCGCACGCCTATTTGTTTTGTGGCCCGCGTGGAGTTGGGAAAACAACCTGTGCACGAATTTTTGCCAAAACAATAAACTGCACCAATCTTACCAGTGAAACCGAAGCTTGTAACGAATGCGAATCGTGTACTTCGTTTAACAGCAGCCGTTCGTTTAATATTCACGAGTTGGATGCGGCTTCGAATAACTCGGTTGACGATATCCGAAATCTTACTGACCAGGTGCGGGTTCCGCCACAAATGGGAAAGTACAGCGTTTATATCATTGATGAGGTTCATATGCTGTCGTCTCAAGCATTTAATGCTTTTCTGAAAACGCTGGAAGAACCGCCAAAGCATGCTATTTTTATTTTAGCTACCACCGAAAAACATAAAATCATACCAACGATTCTTTCGCGTTGTCAGATTTTTGATTTTAACCGAATCGGAGTAACTGATATTTCAGATCATTTGGAATACGTGGCTAAAAGCGAAAACGTAGAAGTTGAAAGTGAAGGTTTAAACATTATCGCACAAAAGGCCGACGGAGCCATGCGTGATGCCCTTTCTATTTTCGACCAGATTGTTAGTTTTTCAGGAAAAAAGATCACTTACCAGGATGTAATTACCAACCTGAATGTGTTGGATTACGATTATTATTTCAGGCTGGTTGACGAGTTTCTGAAAAACAATGTTACCGAAGTGATGGTGATCTTTAACGATATTCTGAATCACGGTTTCGATGGACACCATTTTATAACCGGTTTAAGCAGTCATTTCCGCGATTTACTTGTTTGTAAAGATGCAGTTACAATCCAATTACTTGAAGTTGGCGGTGACATAAAAGAACGCTACCGATCGCAGGCTTCTGCTACCCAAAGTGATTTTCTGCTTGATGCTATGCAAATTGCAAACACCTGCGATATGCAATACAAAACAAGCCAAAATAAACGACTGCTTATTGAGTTGGCGTTGATACGGATAGCACAGCTAACCTTAAAAAAAAAATAG
- a CDS encoding glutathione peroxidase — protein MRIYIFILLLFCSVSVMGQFNTLHDFSGRTIDGDTLHFSSLAGKKVLVVNTASECMLTPQYKKLQELYEEYGGDDFEIVAFPCNDFGHQEPGDSETIKEFCKQYEISFTLMEKISIKENPPPLYKWLMNSKQNGTLDAKVWWNFQKFMIDEEGNVVDFLGPQKSPLDKKLTDWLKQ, from the coding sequence ATGAGAATTTATATCTTCATTCTGCTGCTGTTTTGTTCGGTGTCGGTAATGGGGCAATTTAATACGCTGCATGATTTTTCGGGCCGAACAATTGATGGCGACACCTTACATTTTTCAAGCCTGGCCGGCAAAAAAGTGCTTGTGGTAAACACAGCATCAGAATGTATGTTAACTCCTCAATATAAAAAGCTGCAAGAGCTTTACGAAGAATATGGTGGTGACGATTTTGAGATCGTTGCTTTTCCGTGTAATGATTTTGGGCACCAGGAACCTGGAGATAGTGAAACGATAAAGGAATTCTGCAAACAATACGAAATCAGTTTTACGTTGATGGAAAAAATATCGATTAAAGAAAATCCTCCACCACTTTATAAATGGCTGATGAATAGTAAACAAAACGGTACCCTTGATGCAAAAGTCTGGTGGAATTTTCAAAAGTTTATGATCGATGAAGAAGGAAATGTTGTCGACTTTTTAGGGCCTCAAAAAAGTCCGCTGGATAAAAAACTCACCGACTGGCTTAAGCAGTAG
- a CDS encoding GPP34 family phosphoprotein: protein MDQSIPLAQKIYFLGIHPQKGGIRSGSYTAMNYVLIGTLLMELYLDKKIKFEAKRVVVLSTKADSSLHRFLLSKMSEAKSPRKIGRWIQKLNMSQKYIKKEVQKGLFERRLIKLEAKQFLFFKWKKPVILNKSVMYRLVAEIDHIIFNGTTVEEDLIFLSFLEPGGLLYRIYPDRKKRKQAKVRLKQMMVENRVSGAVADAIAAAQAVAASVAISAAATSAATS from the coding sequence ATGGATCAGTCAATTCCTTTAGCTCAAAAAATATATTTTCTCGGTATTCATCCACAAAAAGGTGGAATTCGATCGGGATCATACACTGCAATGAATTATGTACTTATCGGAACGCTACTAATGGAGTTGTACCTTGATAAGAAAATAAAATTTGAAGCAAAACGAGTTGTGGTGCTTTCTACAAAAGCAGATTCATCGCTGCATCGTTTTCTTTTATCTAAAATGAGTGAGGCAAAATCGCCCCGAAAAATTGGGCGATGGATACAAAAGCTAAATATGTCGCAGAAGTACATAAAAAAAGAGGTGCAAAAAGGTTTGTTCGAAAGGCGGCTGATAAAGCTGGAAGCAAAACAGTTTTTATTTTTCAAGTGGAAAAAACCGGTTATTCTAAATAAGTCGGTAATGTATCGTTTGGTGGCTGAAATTGATCATATAATATTTAACGGTACAACCGTTGAAGAAGATCTGATTTTTCTTTCATTTCTGGAGCCGGGAGGTTTATTATACCGTATCTACCCTGACAGAAAAAAACGTAAACAGGCCAAAGTGCGCCTAAAACAAATGATGGTTGAGAATCGTGTTTCAGGGGCAGTTGCCGATGCTATTGCAGCGGCTCAGGCGGTTGCGGCTTCAGTGGCAATAAGTGCAGCTGCAACTTCGGCAGCCACCTCGTAA
- a CDS encoding low specificity L-threonine aldolase: MNKGFASDNNSGVHPAILAAMEAANTGHVVGYGGDSYTTQATELFKEKFGDTTEVFFVFNGTGANVLALSTVTQSFNSVICAETAHIQEDECGAPEKFTGCKLIPVEPVNGKVTPDAVLPHLKGFDFEHHSQAKVISISQVTEMGTVYSPDEIKKLAELAHKHNMLLHMDGARIANAAVALDMDFKSFTVDCGVDILSFGGTKNGMMMGEAVLFFNPELTKQTKYLRKQSMQLYSKMRFVSAQFLAYFNNDLWKETATHSNKMAKLLEAEVAKIPEIKITQPVSANGVFAIVPKEIIEPLRERFFFYMWDEMLSEVRWMTSFDTTEEEIYGFVKLIKELLK; encoded by the coding sequence ATGAATAAAGGATTTGCAAGCGATAATAATTCAGGAGTTCACCCAGCCATATTAGCGGCAATGGAAGCTGCCAATACCGGGCATGTTGTTGGTTATGGCGGCGACAGTTACACCACACAAGCCACCGAACTTTTTAAGGAAAAATTTGGCGACACTACCGAAGTATTTTTTGTTTTTAACGGAACCGGAGCCAATGTATTGGCATTATCAACAGTAACGCAAAGTTTCAATTCCGTAATATGTGCCGAAACCGCACATATACAAGAAGACGAATGTGGTGCACCTGAGAAATTTACAGGCTGCAAACTCATTCCGGTTGAACCGGTAAACGGAAAAGTTACGCCCGACGCGGTACTGCCCCATTTAAAAGGTTTTGACTTTGAACACCACTCGCAAGCCAAGGTAATTTCAATCTCGCAGGTTACCGAAATGGGCACTGTTTATTCTCCTGATGAGATAAAAAAGCTGGCCGAATTAGCGCATAAACACAATATGCTTTTACACATGGACGGTGCTCGAATTGCCAATGCTGCAGTAGCTTTAGATATGGATTTTAAATCGTTTACTGTTGATTGCGGCGTGGACATTCTTTCTTTTGGTGGAACAAAAAATGGGATGATGATGGGTGAAGCAGTGTTGTTTTTTAATCCTGAGTTGACAAAGCAAACAAAATACCTGCGAAAACAAAGCATGCAACTTTACTCAAAAATGCGTTTTGTAAGTGCACAGTTCCTGGCGTATTTCAACAACGATCTGTGGAAAGAAACGGCAACACACTCCAACAAAATGGCTAAATTGCTGGAGGCTGAAGTGGCAAAAATACCTGAGATAAAAATTACACAACCCGTTTCGGCGAATGGTGTTTTTGCAATCGTTCCGAAAGAAATTATCGAGCCCTTGCGCGAACGTTTCTTCTTTTACATGTGGGACGAAATGTTATCGGAAGTGCGCTGGATGACCTCCTTTGACACTACTGAAGAAGAAATTTATGGGTTTGTGAAGTTGATAAAAGAGTTGTTGAAATAA
- a CDS encoding rhomboid family intramembrane serine protease, with protein sequence MPLFRYYPSNPKNLDPEMEKKIFFHSLLFPAVFVLLLWIVKIIEQTSGLSFVEFGIYPRHINGLQGVLFSPFIHSDFSHLISNSLPFFILGFMLIYFYRRISYRIFFLLYILSGISTWFMGREAWHIGASGVVYALAAFHFVSGIIRSDVRLLTLSAIVVFLYGGLVWGLLPIRPEISWEGHLSGAIFGVAMAFYYRKYIVRREKFDWEDEPDDDEPESENTTYYFSESTFTNSLNTNNEDAERNESKHKKDV encoded by the coding sequence ATGCCACTATTTCGATACTATCCAAGCAATCCTAAAAACCTGGATCCGGAGATGGAAAAAAAGATCTTTTTCCACAGCCTTCTGTTTCCGGCAGTTTTTGTTTTGCTTTTATGGATCGTTAAAATCATCGAACAAACTTCAGGCTTGAGTTTTGTTGAATTTGGTATTTATCCGCGACATATAAACGGATTGCAGGGCGTTCTCTTCTCCCCTTTTATTCACTCCGATTTTAGCCACCTTATTTCTAATTCACTACCCTTTTTTATTCTGGGATTTATGCTCATTTATTTTTATCGGCGTATTTCTTATCGCATCTTTTTTCTGCTGTATATTTTATCTGGCATAAGTACTTGGTTTATGGGACGCGAAGCATGGCATATTGGCGCCAGCGGAGTGGTTTATGCACTGGCCGCTTTTCATTTTGTAAGTGGAATTATACGGTCTGATGTTCGCCTGCTTACCCTTTCTGCCATCGTGGTTTTTCTTTACGGCGGACTGGTTTGGGGATTGTTGCCCATTCGGCCCGAAATTTCGTGGGAAGGTCATTTATCGGGTGCTATATTTGGCGTGGCAATGGCCTTTTATTACCGAAAATACATTGTTCGCCGCGAGAAGTTCGACTGGGAAGATGAACCTGATGATGATGAACCTGAAAGTGAGAATACAACTTATTACTTTTCAGAATCGACATTTACAAATTCGTTAAATACAAATAACGAAGATGCGGAACGAAATGAGAGTAAACACAAAAAAGACGTGTGA
- the nusB gene encoding transcription antitermination factor NusB: MISRRIIRTKVLQVLYAYYSTDEKSINTTEKELFFCIHKAYDLYHYLFSLVTEIADYAEGRIEIRRNKHQPTHEDLHPNTKFVSNQVIKQIKDNKQLNTYLDQKKLNWKEHPELIKELYLMMIETDMYKDYMADSTRSFLDDRKFIEKLFTKLILVSEDLYIVLEEQSIYWNDDVEFVISMIVKTLKRFNELSDSNQSLMPLYKDQEDRDFTKDLLRKAIINHDELRELIKEHSRNWDVERIAFMDILIMQLAITEFLYFPTIPTKVSLNEYIELSKFYSTEKSRNFINGILDKTLKDLKRTEKISKEGRGLIGE, translated from the coding sequence ATGATTAGCAGAAGGATTATCCGCACAAAGGTTTTACAAGTATTGTACGCCTACTACTCCACCGACGAGAAATCGATTAACACCACAGAGAAAGAACTGTTCTTTTGTATCCACAAAGCTTACGACCTTTATCACTACCTGTTTTCACTGGTAACCGAAATTGCGGATTACGCTGAAGGACGTATAGAAATAAGGCGAAACAAGCATCAGCCAACCCACGAAGATTTGCATCCAAATACCAAGTTTGTTTCAAACCAGGTTATAAAACAAATAAAAGATAACAAACAGCTGAATACCTATCTCGATCAGAAAAAACTGAATTGGAAAGAACATCCGGAGTTAATAAAAGAGTTATATCTGATGATGATAGAAACGGACATGTACAAAGATTATATGGCCGACAGTACCCGTTCGTTTCTTGATGACAGAAAATTTATCGAAAAACTTTTTACAAAGCTCATACTTGTTTCGGAAGACCTGTATATCGTTCTCGAAGAACAAAGTATTTACTGGAACGACGATGTTGAGTTTGTAATATCGATGATTGTTAAAACACTAAAAAGATTTAACGAACTGTCGGATTCCAACCAGTCGCTTATGCCTTTGTATAAAGACCAGGAAGACCGCGATTTTACAAAAGATTTGTTGCGAAAAGCCATTATTAATCACGATGAGTTGCGTGAACTGATAAAAGAACACTCGCGAAACTGGGATGTGGAACGTATTGCTTTTATGGATATTCTGATAATGCAACTGGCAATTACCGAGTTCCTGTATTTTCCTACGATTCCAACAAAAGTATCGTTAAACGAATACATCGAATTATCGAAGTTTTACAGCACCGAAAAGAGCCGTAATTTTATAAACGGTATTCTTGACAAAACACTGAAAGACTTAAAACGAACTGAAAAAATAAGCAAAGAAGGAAGAGGATTGATTGGCGAATAA
- a CDS encoding DUF1573 domain-containing protein — translation MHKFVFIFLLAILFSCENKKNTGNESEQVFKELAPTEIAINEAVHDFGHLKAGEIVLHTFVISNTGKSNFVIQDLETDCGCVSAQFNERIIKPGETGLIEVEFNTAGLVGREYKTIEILGNSKELKHLAIFAEVKNEIIDIKY, via the coding sequence ATGCACAAATTTGTTTTCATATTTTTGCTTGCCATTTTGTTTTCGTGCGAAAATAAAAAGAATACCGGCAATGAAAGTGAACAGGTTTTTAAAGAACTGGCGCCAACAGAAATTGCAATTAACGAAGCGGTTCATGATTTTGGACATTTAAAGGCCGGCGAAATTGTACTTCATACCTTTGTTATAAGCAACACCGGCAAGAGCAATTTTGTAATACAAGACCTTGAAACAGATTGTGGATGTGTAAGTGCACAGTTCAATGAAAGGATTATAAAACCGGGAGAAACAGGCTTAATAGAAGTTGAATTTAATACTGCCGGACTTGTTGGACGGGAATACAAAACAATTGAAATACTTGGAAATAGTAAAGAATTAAAACATTTAGCTATTTTTGCCGAGGTGAAGAACGAAATTATTGATATTAAATACTAA
- the yajC gene encoding preprotein translocase subunit YajC, whose protein sequence is MLTNILLMMQPQEGAESNPLMSFLPLLLIIVVFYFFMIRPQVKRQKETRKFRESLQKGDKVVTTGGIYGKIAKIEETAIHLEIAKDVVIKVDKNGIVKDMSDVQPQK, encoded by the coding sequence ATGTTGACGAATATTTTATTAATGATGCAGCCACAAGAAGGAGCAGAAAGTAACCCGTTAATGAGCTTTTTACCATTGTTGCTGATCATCGTAGTTTTTTATTTTTTTATGATCCGCCCACAGGTAAAACGCCAGAAAGAAACACGCAAATTCCGCGAAAGCCTGCAAAAAGGCGATAAAGTAGTTACAACAGGTGGGATTTATGGTAAAATTGCCAAAATCGAAGAAACTGCTATCCATCTTGAGATTGCCAAAGATGTTGTTATTAAAGTTGACAAAAACGGTATTGTTAAAGATATGAGCGACGTACAGCCACAAAAGTAA
- the ychF gene encoding redox-regulated ATPase YchF, whose amino-acid sequence MALKCGIVGLPNVGKSTLFNCLSSAKAQSANFPFCTIEPNLGVITVPDERLSKLEELVKPQRVVPTTVEIVDIAGLVRGASKGEGLGNKFLGNIRETDAIIHVLRCFENENITHVDETINPVRDKETIDIELQLKDLETVESRIAKVEKQARTGNDPEAKRMFRILSKYKDVLMEGKSARTVEVDPSDEAVVKGLQLLTNKPILYVCNVDEPAVIKGNAHVEALKEAIKDENAEMLMIAAATEADIAELDDYEERQMFLDDLGLEEPGVSKLIKTAYKLLQLETYFTAGEKEVRAWTYNKGSKAPQAAGVIHSDFEKGFIRAEVIKYNDFVTLGSELACKEAGKMSIEGKEYVVNDGDIMHFRFNV is encoded by the coding sequence ATGGCTTTAAAATGTGGTATTGTTGGTTTGCCCAACGTTGGTAAATCAACATTGTTCAACTGTCTGTCGAGTGCAAAAGCACAATCGGCAAATTTTCCTTTTTGTACAATCGAACCTAATTTGGGTGTAATTACTGTACCCGACGAACGCTTAAGTAAATTGGAAGAATTGGTAAAACCGCAACGTGTGGTGCCAACAACAGTTGAAATAGTTGATATTGCTGGCTTGGTAAGAGGTGCAAGCAAGGGCGAAGGACTGGGAAATAAATTCCTTGGTAATATTCGCGAAACTGATGCAATTATTCATGTGTTGCGTTGTTTCGAAAATGAAAATATTACACACGTTGATGAAACAATTAATCCGGTTCGTGATAAGGAAACAATTGATATTGAATTGCAGTTAAAAGACCTTGAAACTGTTGAAAGCCGCATTGCAAAAGTTGAGAAACAAGCCCGCACAGGAAACGACCCGGAAGCCAAACGTATGTTTCGTATATTATCGAAATATAAAGATGTTTTAATGGAAGGAAAATCGGCCAGAACAGTAGAGGTTGATCCTTCGGATGAAGCAGTGGTGAAAGGCCTGCAGTTACTGACCAATAAACCAATCCTTTACGTTTGTAATGTTGATGAACCCGCAGTTATTAAGGGAAATGCCCACGTTGAAGCATTAAAAGAAGCGATTAAAGATGAAAATGCTGAAATGTTAATGATTGCAGCAGCAACAGAAGCCGATATTGCCGAACTCGACGATTACGAAGAACGTCAGATGTTTTTGGATGACCTTGGCCTGGAAGAGCCGGGGGTGAGTAAACTGATAAAAACAGCATATAAACTTTTGCAGCTTGAAACTTATTTTACAGCAGGCGAAAAGGAAGTAAGAGCCTGGACTTACAACAAAGGAAGCAAAGCGCCTCAGGCAGCAGGTGTTATTCACTCTGATTTTGAAAAAGGTTTTATTCGTGCAGAAGTAATTAAATATAATGACTTTGTTACTTTGGGCTCGGAACTGGCTTGTAAAGAAGCCGGAAAAATGTCGATTGAAGGAAAAGAATACGTTGTTAACGATGGCGATATTATGCACTTCAGGTTTAATGTGTAA
- a CDS encoding RNA polymerase sigma factor: MQGPDKNIIADLKDKNKRDLAFHQLVNTYQERLYWHIRKIVMNHEDADDVLQNTFLKVWRSIDNFREESSLFTWLYRIATNESITFINAKKKKNFMQMNDVSEFLMENLTSDPYFEGDEIQLKLQKAILRLPEKQRIVFNMKYFDDLKYDEMSEILDTSVGALKASYHHAAKKIEDYLKNRD, encoded by the coding sequence ATGCAAGGGCCTGATAAAAATATCATTGCCGATTTAAAGGATAAAAACAAGCGCGATCTTGCTTTTCATCAACTGGTAAATACTTATCAGGAAAGATTGTATTGGCATATTCGAAAGATTGTGATGAACCATGAAGACGCTGACGACGTTTTGCAAAATACCTTTTTAAAGGTGTGGCGTAGCATCGACAATTTCCGGGAGGAATCGAGCCTTTTTACCTGGTTATACCGGATTGCGACCAACGAATCGATAACGTTCATTAATGCTAAAAAGAAAAAGAATTTTATGCAAATGAACGATGTTAGCGAGTTTTTAATGGAGAATCTAACCTCCGATCCATATTTCGAGGGAGATGAAATTCAACTAAAACTTCAGAAGGCGATTCTCCGTTTACCGGAAAAACAACGCATCGTTTTTAATATGAAATATTTTGATGATCTGAAATACGATGAAATGTCTGAAATCCTTGATACATCAGTTGGAGCATTAAAAGCATCGTATCATCATGCAGCAAAAAAGATTGAAGACTACTTAAAAAACAGAGATTAA